Proteins from a single region of Primulina tabacum isolate GXHZ01 chromosome 5, ASM2559414v2, whole genome shotgun sequence:
- the LOC142545339 gene encoding MND1-interacting protein 1-like has protein sequence MGRTLKEKHIRANRRAGSAKPELDHFNPMTQGDVEESENTSEPKPGYYQSALNVLAQGPNPNLGLSLNPNFSSCSGLDDHGWGYCTEEQLEDVLLKNLEVLYNEAINKLVGLGYDQEVALKAILKNGHCYGGMDVLTNILSNSLAYLSNDGCNEGNDEEAEAVTFLNLRQMEEYSLTGMVCLLQQVRPHLSKGDAMWCLLMSDLHVGRASMMEIPEASPLSAGNGCESGLVSGTASSESGVSNGGTVGVPPAMCKFHSGWGFDNCGKSELPTNGVVPYASDMTLQREIECPKRFNLTPSMKNLLKRNVAMFAAGFRANSKHFQSQSQACPSSLSSGNLSNEPGKVEVLAGNSEESQYEKNQDVINSVMNKFRDLNLDENTEQLPLDQKDEMILSLIHQIKDLEKQVQERKEWAQQKAVQAARKLSHDLTELKTLRMEREEFQRLKKGKQTPEDSTMKRVSETENALRKASGQVDRANAAVRKLETENAEIKAEMQAAKLSASESVATCLEVAKREKKFLKKLLAWEKQKTKMQEDIAEERQKISELEQELALIEVDTKDTEAKWRQEQKEKEQVLTKLEEERRLKEASEVNNKRKLESMRVKIEIDFQRHKDDLRRLEQEYARLKDSAQSKEVEDQSNNTTLKNSDDTNLQGRNITTLLRELDLLEDDSPEKEVVHDRDCMICMEDEVSIVFLPCAHQVICTNCNENYGKKGRATCLYCRAPIEQRIRVYGASS, from the exons ATGGGCCGTACGCTGAAAGAGAAACATATTCGGGCTAACCGGAGGGCGGGATCAGCGAAGCCCGAATTGGATCATTTTAATCCCATGACACAAGGTGATGTGGAGGAATCGGAAAATACATCTGAGCCTAAACCCGGTTATTACCAATCTGCCCTCAATGTTTTGGCCCAAGGCCCGAACCCGAACCTGGGCTTGAGCCTGAACCCGAATTTCAGTTCGTGCTCAGGACTTGATGATCATGGGTGGGGGTACTGCACGGAGGAACAATTGGAGGATGTATTGCTGAAGAATTTGGAGGTCTTGTACAATGAGGCTATTAATAAACTCGTTGGATTGGGTTATGACCAGGAAGTTGCTTTAAAGGCCATTTTGAAAAATGGGCATTGTTATGGTGGGATGGATGTTTTGACTAATATTTTGTCTAATTCTTTGGCTTATCTGAGTAATGATGGGTGTAACGAGGGGAATGATGAGGAGGCCGAGGCCGTGACTTTTTTGAACTTGAGACAGATGGAGGAGTATTCACTTACGGGAATGGTGTGTTTGTTGCAACAAGTTAGGCCTCATCTGAGTAAAGGTGACGCAATGTGGTGTTTATTGATGAGCGATCTCCATGTCGGCCGTGCCAGCATGATGGAAATTCCGGAAGCCTCGCCGTTGTCTGCTGGGAATGGGTGCGAGAGTGGGTTGGTTAGTGGTACTGCGAGTTCTGAGAGTGGTGTTAGCAATGGAGGAACAGTTGGGGTTCCCCCAGCAATGTGTAAGTTTCATAGCGGCTGGGGTTTCGATAATTGTGGTAAGTCCGAATTACCAACAAATGGAGTTGTTCCATATGCATCAGACATGACTTTACAGAGAGAGATTGAGTGTCCTAAGAGGTTTAATCTCACCCCGTCAATGAAGAATCTGTTAAAGAGAAATGTTGCTATGTTTGCTGCAGGATTTAGGGCAAACTCGAAGCATTTTCAAAGTCAGTCACAGGCTTGTCCTAGCTCTTTGTCTTCTGGGAATTTGTCAAATGAACCTGGCAAAGTTGAGGTTCTTGCTGGGAACAGTGAGGAATCCCAATATGAAAAGAATCAAGATGTGATAAACTCTGTGATGAATAAGTTTCGGGACTTAAATCTTGATGAGAATACAGAACAACTGCCATTGGATCAGAAAGATGAAATGATCCTGAGTTTGATTCATCAGATAAAGGACTTGGAGAAACAAGTGCAGGAACGGAAAGAATGGGCTCAGCAGAAGGCAGTGCAAGCTGCAAGAAAGCTTAGTCATGATTTAACCGAACTTAAGACGCTAAGAATGGAGAGAGAGGAGTTCCAGCGGCTGAAAAAGGGGAAACAAACCCCTGAAGATTCCACCATGAAGCGGGTGTCTGAGACCGAGAATGCTTTAAGAAAGGCAAGTGGTCAAGTGGACCGTGCAAACGCTGCTGTTAGAAAGCTTGAGACTGAGAATGCGGAAATCAAAGCTGAAATGCAGGCGGCTAAACTAAGTGCATCTGAATCCGTTGCCACCTGTTTGGAAGTTGCGAAAAGAGAGAAAAAGTTTCTCAAGAAGCTTTTGGCCTGGGAGAAACAGAAAACCAAAATGCAGGAGGATATTGCAGAAGAGAGACAAAAGATATCAGAGTTGGAGCAAGAGTTGGCCCTCATCGAGGTAGACACGAAGGATACCGAG GCAAAGTGGAGGCAAGAGCAAAAGGAAAAGGAGCAAGTTCTCACTAAGCTAGAAGAAGAACGACGCCTTAAAGAGGCATCTGAAGTTAATAACAAAAGGAAGCTTGAATCTATGCGTGTTAAGATAGAGATCGACTTCCAACGTCATAAGGATGACCTTCGAAGGCTGGAGCAAGAATACGCTCGCCTTAAAGATTCTGCACAATCCAAAGAGGTTGAAGATCAATCTAACAATACAACACTGAAAAACTCTGATGACACAAACCTACAAGGAAGAAACATTACAACCTTGCTGCGCGAGCTTGATCTTTTAGAAGATGATTCCCCAGAAAAAGAGGTGGTCCATGATAGGGACTGTATGATATGCATGGAGGATGAAGTGTCCATAGTTTTCCTGCCTTGCGCTCATCAAGTTATTTGCACCAATTGCAACGAGAACTATGGGAAGAAAGGAAGAGCTACATGTCTGTATTGCCGTGCTCCTATCGAACAGAGGATTCGAGTTTATGGGGCGAGCTCTTAG